The genomic DNA ACGGCTTCGGGGTCGGGCTCCGCATCGCGGTGTGAGTCGCCCGGCGCGGGGCCTCGGTGTCGGTTGCACGTCGCTCGCTCTCTCCGAGGTCGCATCGCGGGCGGGCGCCCCGCGCCGGCGGACGATTCCGTGCCGACGCCTGCGCGCGGTCTGCGCACGCGCTGCCGCGGCGGGGCAGTCTAGCGGGCTCCGGCCGCCGCTCCTCCCGCCTTCGGAGGCCGGACGCCACCCGCGCGACGGCGTTCCGTCACGGGTCGCTCCGCGCGGGCCACTCGCCCTTGTCGGAGTCGGCCCGTCGCGCGTTGAGCCGCGCGCGACTCGGGTATGCTCGCGCGCTCGCGAGGGGCGCATCGGGGAGAGGCCCGCGGACACCGGGCGCGAAGGCGAGGCAACGGACGATGAACATCCTCGGGATCTCGGCGTACTACCACGACAGCGCCGCCTGCCTGGTCCAGGACGGGCGCATCGTGGCCGCCGCCCAGGAGGAGCGGTTCACCCGCAAGAAGCACGATCACGAGTTCCCCCGCCACGCGATCGACTACTGCCTGCGCGAGGCCGGGATCTCGCACGAGGACGTCGACCTCGTCGCGTTCTACGACAAGCCGCTGCTCAAGTTCGACCGCCTGCTCGAGACGTACGTGAGCTATGCGCCGCGCGGCTTCAAGCTCTTCCTCATGGGCCTGCCGCTCTGGATCAAGCAGAAGCTCCACACGCCGCGCGAGCTGCGCGAGGGGCTCGACGGGCGCTACGCGGGCCGCTTCGTGTTCACCGAGCACCACGAGTCCCACATCGCGAGCGCCTTCCTCCCGTCGCCGTTCGACGAGGCCGCCATCCTGACGCTCGACGGCGTCGGCGAGTGGGCGACCGGCTCGATCGCGGTCGGGCGCGGCCATCGCATCGAGCTCCTCCAGGAGCTCCGCTTCCCGCACTCCCTCGGGCTCCTCTACTCCGCCTTCACGTACTTCACGGGCTTCAAGGTCAACAGCGGCGAGTACAAGCTGATGGGGCTCGCGCCGTACGGCGAGCCCGTCTACGCGGACGCGATCTTCGAGCACCTCCTCGACCTCCGCGAGGACGGATCGTTCCGCATGGACATGTCGTACTTCGCGTACTGCACGAACGACGTCATGACGTCGCCGAAGATGGACGCGCTCTTCGGGGGGCCGCCGCGCAAGCCCGAGAGCGAGATCACGCAGCGCGAGATGGACATCGCGGCATCGATCCAGGTCGTGACCGAGGAGATCGTCCTGCGCATCGCGCGCCACGCGCATGCGAAGACGGGGATGCGCAACCTCTGCCTGGCCGGCGGCGTGGCGCTCAACTGCGTGGCGAACGGGCGGATCCTGCGCGAGGGGCCGTTCGACCAGGTGTGGATCCAGCCCGCGGCGGGCGACGCGGGCGGCGCGCTCGGCGCCGCGCTCTTCGTGTGGCACCAGCTGCTCGACAACCCGCGCGCCCCCGGCGGCCGGGATGCGATGCAGGGCTCCCTGCTCGGCCCGCGCTACGGGCACGACGAGATCCGCGCCTTCCTCGACGGCGCCGGCGCCGTGTACGAGTACTACGAGGACGACGAGAAGGCGGTCGACCGGATCGCAGAGCTGATCGCGACGGAGAACGTCGTCGGGCACTTCGGCGGCCGCATGGAGTTCGGCCCGCGCGCGCTCGGCGCGCGCTCGATCCTCGGCGACGCGCGGTCGTCGAAGATGCAGGCGACGATGAACCTGAAGATCAAGTTCCGCGAGTCGTTCCGGCCGTTCGCGCCCGCCGTGCTCCGGGAGGACGTGGACGAGTACTTCGAGATGCGGCCGAACGAGGATTCGCCGTACATGCTGCTCGTCGCGCCCGTGCGTCCCGAGAAGCGCCTGCCCGTCGACGACGACGGCCGGAAGGGCCTCGACAAGCTCAAGCAGCTCCGCTCCGTCGTTCCCGCGATCACGCACGTCGACTTCTCGGCGCGCGTCCAGACGCTCGACGACGAGCGCCATCCGCGCTTCGCGGCGATCGTGCGACGCTTCAAGCAGCGCACGGGCTGCCCGGTCGTCATCAACACGAGCTTCAACGTCCGCGGCGAGCCGATCGTCGAGTCGCCCGCGGACGCGTACCGCTGCTTCATGGCGACGAACATGGATGTCCTGGCACTCGAGAACTTCGTGCTGCTGAAGAAGCAGCAGCCGGACGCGCAGGACATCGACGTCGCCGCCTACCTGGCGGAGTTCGCGCTCGACTAGACGCGCGCGGAGTGGAGACGACGCCATGGCCCAGATGATCGAGCTCAACCTCTCCCCCGACGCGCGCACGCTGCGGCAGTTCGGCTTCATCGCACTCGGTGGCTTCGCCGCGCTGGCGGCGCTCGCCTGGTTCGAGAAGCTCGTGTTCGCGGGCGGCTGGCTCGGCGCGGCGCGCCCGACCGTGGCCGGGGTGCTGCTCGCGCTCGGCGTCCTCGCGGCGCTCACGTCGCTCGTGTATCCGAAGGCGAACAAGTGGCTCTTCGTCGGGCTCTCGATCGCCGCCTTCCCGATCGGGTTCGTGCTCTCGTACGTGATCCTCGGCGCGCTCTTCTTCCTCGTGATCACGCCGATCGGCGTGCTGCTGCGCGCGTCCGGGAACGACCCGATGAACCGCGCGTTCCGCGCGGACCAGACCAGCTACTGGACGGATTGCCGTCCCGCGCGACCGCCCGAGAGCTACTTCAAGCAGTTCTAGCCTGGCGCGGCGACGCCGCGCGGGGAGGAGAAGCCATGTCGGAGAAGAAGGACGCGAAGGACTTCGCCTCGCAGGCGGCCCGGGGCGAGCAGCAGGGCATCGTCAGCGAGTTCGTCGAGTTCCTGAAGGACAACAAGAAGTGGTGGCTCGCGCCGATCGTGCTGTCGGTGCTGGGCCTCGGCGCGCTCGTCCTGCTGGGCGGCAGCGCGGCGGCGCCGTTCATCTACACGCTCTTCTGACCGGCGTGCGCGGGAGGCGCGGAGGGCGGGGCGAGCGCGGTCAAGGCGCGCTCGCGATCGAGCCGATGTGCCGTGGCGCGCGCCGCGAAGGCGGGTCGTCGGGGGGACGGCCCGGATCGCGGGGCGAGGCCGCCGGCCGTGCGCCGGCGGACGCGAGGCGGGGCGCGTGCGGGACTGGCTGATCAAGAGCGTCCTGCTCGCGTGGCCGCTGATCACGGTCGTCGTCGTCTCGTCGGCCCGCCCGGCGATCGCCGCCGCGTCGCTCATGCTGGGCACGATCCTCTTCCTGCCCACGCGCTTCGCCTTCGACTTCCCGCTGATCCCGCCGACCGGCCGCGAGGAGATCGCCTCGCTCGCGCTCTTCGCGTCGGTGCTGTTCCTGCATCCGCGGCGCATCCTCCGCATCCGTCCGGGCCTCGGCGTCGAGGGCGTCGTCTTCCTGCTGATGCTGGCCTCGATCGGCACGGCGCTCACGAACGGCGACGTGCTGACCTACGGCCCGCGCATCCTGCCGCGACTCGTCCCGTACGACGCCGTGTCCGACGCGGTGCGCGACTTCCTGCGCTTCTTCCTTCCGTTCGTGATCGGCCGCGCGATGTTCCGCTCTCGCCGCGACCTGCGCGATCTGCTCCTCGTGATCGTCGTGGCCGGGCTCGTGTACTCCGCACTCATCCTGATCGAGCTGCGCCTGTCGCCCCAGCTGAACCGCTGGATCTACGGCTTCTTCCCCCACTCGTTCCACCAGCACGTGCGAGGGGGTTCGTACCGCCCGATGGTCTTCATGCCCAACGGGCTGGCGGTCGGTCAGTTCATGTCGGTCGCGACGCTCGCCGCGGCCGGCCTGCTCGCGGCGCGCGCGCGCAACCTGCCCGTGGACGGACGCGCGGCGACCGCCTACCTCGGGAGCATGGTGGCGGCGTGCAAGGGGTACGCGTCCATCGCGTACTCGATCGTCGGTCTCGGCGCGATCTTCTTCCTGCGCCCGCGCCACCGCGTCGCCCTCGCGGCCGGGCTCGCCGCCCTCACGGCGACCTATCCGCTGCTGCGCAGCTACGACATGTTCCCGACGGAGGAGCTCGTGTCGGCGGCCTCGGCCGTCAGCGCGGCTCGCGCGCACTCGCTCGACTACCGGTTCGTCAACGAGGACATCCTGCTCGTGAAGGCGCAGGAGCGCGTGCTGTTCGGGTGGGGCGGCTACAACCGCAGCCGGGTGTACGACGAGCGACGGGGCGGCAACATCACGATCACCGACGGCTACTGGATCATCCAGCTCGGACAGCGCGGCATCCTCGGGATGATCCTCACGTTCGGTCTGATCCTGATCCCCGTGCTCGTCGTCTACCGCCGGCTTCCCCGCGTGCGCGACCGCAGCGACGCCTCCCTGCTGGCGACGCTCGCGCTGATCGTGGCCCTGCTCGCGGTCGATCTGCTTCCGAACGGCCTGTTCACCTTCCTCCCGATCGTGCTGTCGGGCGCGCTGCTCGGCACCGTCCAGGGCATCGTCGAGAACGAGGCGCGCGCTGCGCGCGCGCCGGCGCGCGTCGCCGACCGCGGCGCGGCCGTCGCCACCGCACAAGGGTCGGGCCCCCCGGCCGCGCTCCCCGCGCCCGCGGCGGCGCGCGATGCGCGCGGGGCTTCGCTCGCCGCCGCGCGCCGAGGGGCGACGCGCGCTCGCTGACGCGTGCCGTTCGGGCATCCGTCCTCGCGGGTGACACTCGTCACGGGCCATCGCGGCGGAGGTATCCGATCATGCCCGCCACTCGAGAATGTCCCTCCGTGTGCCCGCGCGCGCGGACAGCGAGGTTCCCAACGGATATGGCCGTCTGTCGAAGTCACCCCGGAAGCCGCTCGCGCGTCGCGATGACGGCCCTCGCCACCATCGCTTCCGCCCTCGTCGCGTCGGCGTCGACCGCCGCGACGTCCATCGCGCTCGGAAGCCTGAAGATTCCCGCCCAGCAGGTCGCCAACTTCTATCCGTTCGACGAGACCGTGTACCACCAGGCCCAGAGCTGGCCCGAGTACGACGTCAGCTGCACGAAGGCCCCGTGCGCGTCGGGCAAGCAGCCGATTCCGGCGGCCTGGGGCTGCAGCACGCCCGACCCGGCGGCCAACGGCTTCGCCGACGCGGGCGCGATCGACTGCGCGGTCGACAACGCCCCCGCGCGGTCCGTCGTCTGGGTGCCGAACGGGACGTACGAGATGGGCGCCTACGGCGCGCCCGCCAACGCCATCACCATCAGCCGCTCCGACGTGGTGCTCCGCTGCCAGGACCCGAACCGGACGCGGTTCCGCATGTTCGACAAGCGCGTCGCGCACCAGTGCAAGGACGACTCGGGCAGCTGGAACGCGAACATGTGCGGCGCGATGGCGGTGTCGATCGCGGCGCCCGACATGTTCCGGAACCAGGTCGGCTGGACGAACGGCTACCAGGCGGGCAACACGCAGATCGGCGTGTCGAGCAGCGCCGGCTTCTCGACGGGCGACTGGGTCATGCTCCAGATGGACGACGGCCGGGAGACGTGCGAGCTGATCGACTCGATTCCCACGCAGGCCGCTTCCGACCCGCTCCAGCGCAAGAACGTCTTCAACCACTACGCGAAGATCGTCGCGATCAGCGGGAACACGCTGACGATCGATCGCCCCCTGCGCATGGACTACAACGTGTCCACCTGCGGCGCGAAGAAGGTCACGCTCATCGTTCCGATCGAGAACGTGGGCGTCGAGAGCTGCGGGTTCGAGACGAGCACCTCGACGGTCCGGACGGACTTCGGGAAGGCCGCGGGCCTCACGGTCGCGGCGGCCGCGAACTCGTGGATCGTCGGCAACCACTTCCAGCGCTTCGACCAGGACGCCGTGCGCTTCCGCATGTCGATGCGCAACTGGTTCCAGGGAAACCGCATCGACGACGTCCAGGGAACGCAGTTCAACACCGAGGGGCTGCACGTCTCGAGCGGCGCCGCCGACAACGTGATCGAGAACAACGCGTTCATCCAGATGACCGTGGTCAGCAAGCAGGAGGCGGGCGCCGAAGGCAACATCTCCGCCTACAACTACACGCGGACGGCGGGCGCCTCGCCGCGCGAGAAGTCGTTCTTCAACCACGGGCGCTTCGTGCGCGAATCGCTGTGGGAGGGGAACGACGTCGATTCGGAGATGATGACGGCCGACCACTGGTGGGGGCGCAACGGCGCGCGCATCACCGTCTACCGCAACCGCGTCATCGGGCCGTCGTCGAAGTTCGCCGCGATCACGACGAACCGCGACAAGGACGGCACCTGGCCGATCGCCTCGGACCTCGTCTGGATCGGGAACACCGCTCCGTTCTACATGCGCACGGCGGCCTGCGTGAACGGATTCCCCGGCTGCCTCGGGCCGCTCCACGACTTCGACGACCAGGTCGACGGCATGCACGTCGAGAAGAACCTCTATCGCGATCCGCACGGGTTCCAGATCGACTCGCCGCTCTCGACGACGAACTGCGGCTCGGGCAAGGGCTCGTGCCCGAGCTCGAACCCGGGGCCGTCGCCGTCGCTCGGCACGAACGCCGAGGGCGATCGCGCTCCCGCGACCTGGTCGGGCGACACCATCCCGCCGAGCCTGTACCGCTCGACGACGCCGCCCACGTGGTGGTGCCAGGAGTCCTGCAGCTGGGCCGACGTGCACGCCGGCATCGGCGCCTGGGGCGACGACTTCAACGCGAGCTCCCTGTGCAAGCTGCCCGCGCAGATCCTCTTCGAGGGCGGGACGTGCACGCCCGTGCCGGGCTCGGGCTACAGCGGGCCGCCGGCGGGCGGCGTGCCCGGCAGCGGCGGCGGCAGCACGGGCGGCTCAGCCGGTGGCGGAAGCACGGGCGGATCGAGCGGCGGTGGCACGACGACGCCGCCGTCCGGCCAGCCCCCGGTCGCGCCCTACCTGCTGCCCTGACCCGGGTCGGAACGCGCTTCAGCGGCGCCGCTCCGCCCGTGCGGAGCGGCGCCCGCCGGGCGCGTCGAGCACGAGCAGTGCGCACAGCACGAGCTGAGCGCCCGCCGCAGAGAGGTGCCGGCCGAGCGGCGAGGCCTCGAGCGGCACGAGAAGAACCCCCGCCACCCCCGCGACGTAGCCGACGGCGACCATCCACGACGCGAGCCGAACGCGGGCGGAAGCCGCCGCGTTCGCGCGCGCGACGGCCGCGGCGAAGACCTTGGCCGCCGCGACACAGAGCGCCGCGGATGCGGCGACGAGTGCTGCGACCGCGGCATCGCGCGGCGCCGGGCGCACCTCGGGCGCGATCGCGTACAGCACCGCGAAGTGGAGCGGCACGACGGCGAGCGAGGCCATTCCGCGCAGCTCGACCGCCCGCGCCAGCGCGGGCGCGCGCGCGATCGCGACGGCGATCGCGGCCGCGCCGCCGATGGCCGCAGGCACGAGGGGCGCATAGCCCGCCGACATCACGCCGTAGCGGTTCACGACGAAGCCGTGGCTCGCGAGCAGGGCGCTGGTCGCAGCGCCGAGCGCACACAGGGCGGCGCCGAGCGCGATCACCCGCCAGGGCGCGCGCTCGAACGCGGTGCGGTGCCGGCCGAGCTCGCGGCCCGCCGCGAACCCGAGCAGCGGGATCGCGATCCACGGCAGGAGCGGGTAGGCGATGCCCGGCGTCGGGGCGCGCCCGGCGAGCCGGAGCAGCCACGACGTC from Myxococcota bacterium includes the following:
- a CDS encoding carbamoyltransferase, with the translated sequence MNILGISAYYHDSAACLVQDGRIVAAAQEERFTRKKHDHEFPRHAIDYCLREAGISHEDVDLVAFYDKPLLKFDRLLETYVSYAPRGFKLFLMGLPLWIKQKLHTPRELREGLDGRYAGRFVFTEHHESHIASAFLPSPFDEAAILTLDGVGEWATGSIAVGRGHRIELLQELRFPHSLGLLYSAFTYFTGFKVNSGEYKLMGLAPYGEPVYADAIFEHLLDLREDGSFRMDMSYFAYCTNDVMTSPKMDALFGGPPRKPESEITQREMDIAASIQVVTEEIVLRIARHAHAKTGMRNLCLAGGVALNCVANGRILREGPFDQVWIQPAAGDAGGALGAALFVWHQLLDNPRAPGGRDAMQGSLLGPRYGHDEIRAFLDGAGAVYEYYEDDEKAVDRIAELIATENVVGHFGGRMEFGPRALGARSILGDARSSKMQATMNLKIKFRESFRPFAPAVLREDVDEYFEMRPNEDSPYMLLVAPVRPEKRLPVDDDGRKGLDKLKQLRSVVPAITHVDFSARVQTLDDERHPRFAAIVRRFKQRTGCPVVINTSFNVRGEPIVESPADAYRCFMATNMDVLALENFVLLKKQQPDAQDIDVAAYLAEFALD
- a CDS encoding SxtJ family membrane protein; this translates as MAQMIELNLSPDARTLRQFGFIALGGFAALAALAWFEKLVFAGGWLGAARPTVAGVLLALGVLAALTSLVYPKANKWLFVGLSIAAFPIGFVLSYVILGALFFLVITPIGVLLRASGNDPMNRAFRADQTSYWTDCRPARPPESYFKQF
- a CDS encoding DUF5989 family protein is translated as MSEKKDAKDFASQAARGEQQGIVSEFVEFLKDNKKWWLAPIVLSVLGLGALVLLGGSAAAPFIYTLF
- a CDS encoding NosD domain-containing protein is translated as MTALATIASALVASASTAATSIALGSLKIPAQQVANFYPFDETVYHQAQSWPEYDVSCTKAPCASGKQPIPAAWGCSTPDPAANGFADAGAIDCAVDNAPARSVVWVPNGTYEMGAYGAPANAITISRSDVVLRCQDPNRTRFRMFDKRVAHQCKDDSGSWNANMCGAMAVSIAAPDMFRNQVGWTNGYQAGNTQIGVSSSAGFSTGDWVMLQMDDGRETCELIDSIPTQAASDPLQRKNVFNHYAKIVAISGNTLTIDRPLRMDYNVSTCGAKKVTLIVPIENVGVESCGFETSTSTVRTDFGKAAGLTVAAAANSWIVGNHFQRFDQDAVRFRMSMRNWFQGNRIDDVQGTQFNTEGLHVSSGAADNVIENNAFIQMTVVSKQEAGAEGNISAYNYTRTAGASPREKSFFNHGRFVRESLWEGNDVDSEMMTADHWWGRNGARITVYRNRVIGPSSKFAAITTNRDKDGTWPIASDLVWIGNTAPFYMRTAACVNGFPGCLGPLHDFDDQVDGMHVEKNLYRDPHGFQIDSPLSTTNCGSGKGSCPSSNPGPSPSLGTNAEGDRAPATWSGDTIPPSLYRSTTPPTWWCQESCSWADVHAGIGAWGDDFNASSLCKLPAQILFEGGTCTPVPGSGYSGPPAGGVPGSGGGSTGGSAGGGSTGGSSGGGTTTPPSGQPPVAPYLLP
- a CDS encoding heparan-alpha-glucosaminide N-acetyltransferase domain-containing protein; this translates as MPERDESATRVPVAAPWPELDVLRGLAAIAMVANHAVATWYAPGVPLSPLADALFAIGGFAPVLFFFATGFGSGLQSLRAGGHHRYGLARKLAILVLADQFILWRWGKDPWLGVDFLTFIALSTAVVEPLRRARGATRIALSAAGGVLLARFLLAPLIDVAAADAGTSWLLRLAGRAPTPGIAYPLLPWIAIPLLGFAAGRELGRHRTAFERAPWRVIALGAALCALGAATSALLASHGFVVNRYGVMSAGYAPLVPAAIGGAAAIAVAIARAPALARAVELRGMASLAVVPLHFAVLYAIAPEVRPAPRDAAVAALVAASAALCVAAAKVFAAAVARANAAASARVRLASWMVAVGYVAGVAGVLLVPLEASPLGRHLSAAGAQLVLCALLVLDAPGGRRSARAERRR